From the genome of Triticum aestivum cultivar Chinese Spring chromosome 3B, IWGSC CS RefSeq v2.1, whole genome shotgun sequence, one region includes:
- the LOC123066964 gene encoding putative disease resistance protein RGA3, with translation MVAVLDAFAAKLAIILVGMAKTELEMLLGVPGEITKLEATLGDLSRITADAERRRIHNPDSGAEEWVGELKDVMYDADNILDLCQIMEGEDASKAPSGCWNIPMLLCFHNPVAAHKIGKKIQALNQRLLDIEKRSTRYAFISQAINSSASNSIDRVDSSFIKSNRTTGSGIILSDVVGEKIKEDTRKLVDILVNKEEIRAGSSSDRFPVVASTGAGGIGKTTLARMVFNDTMVKDHFHKRIWLSVNNNKEVNEMTVLRTVSYAVGGNQSDLPDNKAQLESALNLAVKQKKLLLVMDDVWSPKVWNELLRVPLNDGASGSWVLVTTRNIEVANMMKAHHLHRVDKLVGEDVWNLLKKQVVLNDNDESLVEGLKDIGMEIIERCDGLPLAVKVVGGLLLSKGKTRGDWLDVCSNVAWSMTTISDDVNQAVYVSYEELPQVLKQCLLYYSLFPKDVLIKSADIVNMWIAEGFIHITSMKQPEDLGAEYYKQLVSRNLLDPDYRFYDQKACTMHDVIRSFSQSVVKHEGLFVEEGHNPSFTSGTSKLRHLSISKNVTEWGAFHKQASLRTLILFESPRVDLKGFWNNLSLLRVLSLQGVNVVELPDSISNLRHLRYLGLAGTSISGIPQGIGDLMFMQFIELADCVKISHVPDSILKLRKLRYINFAGTNIASIPRGFGKLEDLVMISGFPTHSDDNTDQVWSSLEELGPLSRLTMLVIESLEKASSGSVAARAKLSSKAHLRILNLGFTQNREVEEQNNGEQERIEEVLGNLCPPTCIEQLAIIGYFGHKLPQWMRMVPVFTFLKRLELSSYACYELPSGLGQLPSLDYFWVDQAPFIKYIGHGLHMPSIGGRDIGLDKTLSGGAAVVAFPKLRKLGFQGMLGLTEWEWEQQIPAMTTLEVLTIVNCQLKYLPPGLAHHANALRELDLRNLSHLVSIHNFPSLVELRIVDNRTLERIYNNPNLQHIYIVSCPGLKVLEDLPSLKSIEWVDVTAQVLPDYFRHSKLEKLIVQCYISLLKLISLQDANSSESEWGKIQHVHQLKATGYISAEETRYISYTKEPYSYKTDIERLDEFVNVVVE, from the exons atggtggccgtcctGGATGCTTTCGCGGCCAAGCTGGCTATCATCCTAGTAGGTATGGCAAAGACTGAGTTAGAGATGCTCCTGGGCGTACCTGGCGAGATcaccaagctcgaggctacgctcgGTGATCTCAGTCGCATCACGGCCGACGCTGAAAGGAGGCGCATCCACAACCCTGACTCGGGTGCAGAGGAGTGGGTCGGGGAGCTCAAGGATGTCATGTACGACGCCGACAACATACTTGACCTCTGCCAGATCATGGAGGGAGAGGATGCATCCAAAGCTCCTTCTGGATGCTGGAACATCCCAATGTTGTTATGCTTCCACAACCCCGTCGCTGCACACAAGATTGGGAAGAAAATCCAAGCGCTCAACCAACGGTTGCTGGACATTGAGAAGAGGAGCACTCGCTATGCATTCATCTCCCAAGCAATCAACTCTTCGGCAAGCAACTCTATTGATAGAGTTGACAGTTCTTTTATCAAAAGCAACCGCACAACTGGATCGGGCATCATCCTATCTGATGTTGTTGGAGAGAAGATCAAGGAAGATACAAGAAAGCTTGTTGATATTCTAGTCAACAAGGAAGAGATTCGTGCTGGATCAAGCAGTGACAGGTTTCCTGTTGTTGCCAGCACTGGTGCTGGTGGGATAGGCAAAACTACCCTTGCTAGGATGGTTTTCAATGACACTATGGTGAAGGATCACTTCCATAAGAGGATTTGGCTGAGTGTGAATAACAATAAAGAGGTCAACGAGATGACAGTCCTAAGAACCGTCTCATATGCTGTTGGAGGTAACCAAAGTGACCTTCCTGACAACAAGGCCCAGCTGGAGAGTGCTTTGAATCTAGCAGTGAAGCAAAAGAAATTATTGTTGGTGATGGATGATGTGTGGAGCCCTAAGGTGTGGAATGAGCTACTTAGAGTCCCGCTCAATGATGGTGCTTCGGGGAGCTGGGTATTGGTGACCACAAGAAATATTGAAGTTGCTAATATGATGAAAGCACATCACCTCCACCGAGTTGACAAGCTAGTGGGAGAAGACGTTTGGAACCTGCTTAAGAAACAG GTTGTTTTGAATGATAATGACGAATCTCTTGTTGAGGGATTAAAGGATATTGGGATGGAGATTATAGAAAGATGTGATGGTTTGCCACTTGCAGTTAAGGTGGTTGGAGGACTTTTGCTCAGCAAGGGAAAAACAAGAGGTGATTGGCTTGATGTTTGTAGTAATGTCGCATGGTCAATGACTACAATTAGCGATGATGTCAACCAAGCAGTGTATGTGAGCTATGAGGAATTACCACAGGTTTTGAAGCAATGTCTTTTATATTATTCACTCTTTCCTAAGGATGTATTGATCAAGAGTGCGGATATAGTCAATATGTGGATTGCTGAAGGTTTCATACATATCACAAGTATGAAACAGCCAGAAGATCTGGGAGCTGAGTACTACAAACAATTAGTCTCACGGAATCTTCTAGACCCGGATTATCGTTTTTATGATCAAAAAGCATGCACCATGCATGATGTTATCCGCTCATTTAGTCAGTCTGTAGTGAAACATGAAGGTTTGTTTGTTGAGGAGGGGCATAATCCAAGTTTTACTTCAGGTACTTCCAAGTTGCGGCACCTGTCCATATCAAAGAATGTAACCGAATGGGGTGCTTTTCACAAACAAGCCTCTCTACGAACATTGATATTATTCGAAAGCCCCAGGGTTGATTTAAAAGGTTTTTGGAACAACCTTTCTCTCCTGCGAGTACTTAGTCTACAAGGTGTAAATGTTGTCGAGCTACCTGACTCGATAAGCAACCTCAGACATTTAAGGTACTTGGGACTTGCAGGTACAAGCATATCTGGGATCCCACAAGGAATAGGTGATCTGATGTTTATGCAGTTCATCGAACTTGCAGATTGTGTAAAAATTTCTCATGTTCCAGATAGCATCTTGAAGCTGCGAAAGCTAAGGTATATCAACTTTGCTGGCACCAACATAGCATCAATTCCTCGTGGATTTGGGAAGCTGGAAGATTTGGTCATGATATCTGGGTTTCCAACTCATTCAGATGATAATACAGATCAAGTATGGTCCAGTCTGGAAGAACTAGGGCCTTTGTCGAGACTCACAATGCTTGTCATAGAAAGTTTGGAGAAGGCATCTTCTGGTTCTGTGGCCGCTAGAGCAAAACTTAGTAGTAAAGCCCACCTAAGAATTTTGAACCTGGGATTTACACAGAATAGGGAGGTGGAAGAGCAAAACAATGGGGAGCAAGAGAGAATCGAGGAGGTTTTGGGTAATCTCTGTCCTCCAACCTGCATAGAACAGCTTGCCATCATTGGATACTTTGGACACAAACTTCCCCAGTGGATGAGAATGGTGCCAGTCTTTACCTTCTTAAAGCggcttgagctatcaagttacgcTTGCTATGAGCTGCCTTCTGGCTTAGGCCAACTCCCCTCTCTTGACTATTTTTGGGTTGACCAAGCTCCATTCATCAAGTATATCGGTCATGGTCTTCACATGCCCTCAATTGGTGGTCGGGACATCGGCCTAGATAAGACACTTTCTGGTGGTGCTGCTGTTGTTGCATTTCCCAAGCTGAGAAAACTTGGGTTTCAGGGGATGTTGGGACTGACAGAGTGGGAATGGGAGCAGCAAATCCCAGCTATGACAACTTTAGAGGTGCTTACAATTGTCAATTGTCAGCTCAAGTATCTCCCTCCTGGACTTGCACATCATGCAAATGCACTGCGGGAGTTGGATCTAAGAAACCTCTCGCACCTGGTCTCCATACACAACTTCCCTTCACTCGTTGAGCTTCGCATAGTTGACAACCGAACACTGGAGAGAATCTACAACAATCCAAATTTGCAGCATATTTACATCGTTAGCTGCCCAGGGCTAAAGGTATTGGAAGATTTGCCATCACTCAAGAGCATCGAATGGGTGGATGTGACTGCTCAAGTGCTCCCAGATTACTTCCGGCACTCAAAGTTAGAGAAGTTGATTGTACAATGCTACATAAGCTTGCTCAAACTGATATCCTTACAAGATGCCAACTCTTCGGAATCCGAGTGGGGAAAGATCCAGCATGTTCACCAACTAAAAGCAACTGGGTACATATCAGCAGAAGAGACACGATATATCTCCTACACCAAGGAGCCCTACTCCTACAAAACAGACATTG AACGACTGGATGAATTTGTAAATGTGGTGGTTGAATAA